The sequence below is a genomic window from Luteitalea sp..
CGGTGGCGTTCCATGGCTGCCCCGCGCTGAACGGCGCCGCGAGACGTCTATCGAGAATGATCGTGTAAAGGTGCCATCCGGGCGATGTCTGTTGTGACACCGGCGACTGATTGACCATGCGACTGTCGGGACCGACACCGCCAGCCGCCTGCCCTTGCTCGATGCCCCAGGTGGCCGCTCCGCGGGGCACGCCGGTGAGGTATTGAGCGCCAACCAACTCGTCTGGCCGCGGCGCCGTGGAGCGTCGCATGCGAAACGACAGCTGAACGAAGCGGCGCGTGTCGATCGGATGGCGTACCCCGGTCTTTTCGAGCCGGTTGACGGCGCCGGGCATGCCCTCGAACAGCAGGTACAGCGTGGGCGCGGCCAAGCGTGCCGTGGCGCGCAGCACACCGCCAGAGACCGCAGGAACGCTCTGCCAGCTCTCGCTGCCCTGCGTCTGCTCGAGCATGTAGACGTGATCGGTCGTCTGGTCGAAGTCCCACGGGTCGCCTATCACGCTGGCGGCGTAGTCCTCCGCGCTGCCCACGGCGACAGCGGTCGTACCGTTGACGCTCAAGGTCTGCGCCAGAGCTGCCGGCGTGGCGGCGACCATGGCAATTACCAGAGCAAGGAAGGATGTCGCGAAGGATTGCACGTTCGTAATTTCGTTTCACCAGGGGGAACAGCGGGATACCGCGGAAGCCGGTAAATTCCTCATTGGTTTGGGGTGATTTTCCGCAAAGTCCCCCCCGCCGCTCTGCAACACACGACTGAGAGAGCAAGTTGGGTGCCAGTCCGAGCTATCATGAGGACATCGTGAACACAGACGCGTTGTTGCAGTCGTTAGCTCGTCTCTACCCACCGCCTCGGCTTCTTACACGGCCTGGTGGCCTCCTTCCGTACGAGTCCGACGGCCTGACGGTGTTCCGCGCGCGACCCCGCGCGGTCGTGCTGCCGGAGTCGCGGGAAGAGGTCATCGAGACAGTGCGCTTGTGCCACCGCGCGCAGATCCCCTTCGTCGCGCGAGGCAGCGGCACGAGCCTTTCCGGTGGTGCCCTCCCGCACACCGACGGCATCGTGATTGCCCTCAACCGACTCAATCGCATCATCGAGGTCGATCCGGTGGATCGCATTGCGGTTGTCGAGCCGGGCGTCATCAATCTGGATGTCTCGAGTGCGGTGGCCTCGCATGGCCTCTACTACGCGCCGGATCCTTCGAGCCAGCCCGTGTGCACCATCGGTGGAAACGTCGCCTTCA
It includes:
- a CDS encoding FAD-binding protein; amino-acid sequence: MLQSLARLYPPPRLLTRPGGLLPYESDGLTVFRARPRAVVLPESREEVIETVRLCHRAQIPFVARGSGTSLSGGALPHTDGIVIALNRLNRIIEVDPVDRIAVVEPGVINLDVSSAVASHGLYYAPDPSSQPVCTIGGNVAFNSGGAHCFKYGMTLNHVLGLEAVLPDGTVVTLGGRSLELTGPDLVGAYVGSEGLFGIALEITLRLLPQPECSRTVLAAYQSLEAAGDAVSHIVASGLLP